From the genome of Burkholderia cepacia ATCC 25416:
ACGGCGATCTGCTGCCGGTCGTCCGCGTGATCGACACGAAGACGCTGCGGTTCGCGTTGCCCGCCGCCCCCGGCGCCGGGGGCCGGATCGATGCGGCGGCATGCGACGGCAGCGGCGTCGGGTTGCTGTTCGTCGACTTCGTGCGCGGCATCCGCTACCGGATCAACGGTCGCGCGACGCTGCGCGCCGATTTGCCCGAAGCCGACGCGGCACCCTGGCCGGCCGGAAGCGCGATCGTCGAGCTGGCGGTCGCGCAGGCGTATGGCAATTGCGGTACGCGGGTCGTCCGGCTGAAGCCGGCCGGGTAGCCGGGATTCGGTGGCCGGCGGCGGTCGAGATGCGCGGTCGTCGCGCGGATCGCACCGGCGGCGTGCACGGCACGCCGCCTTCGGGTGCGCCCGGATGGCGCGCAACGGCCGGGCAACGTGGAATGACGGGCCGTGCGCCGAACCGCGCGGTTCGGCACGGGACTTGCGTGACAGACGCGGTTCCGGGCAGGTGAGGGAGGACACGATGGACCAACACGTGGCGTATAGCGAAGAACCGACGGCCGAAGACACGCGACGCAACGCGCAGGGCGACGATGCGCTGGCCGGGCAGGCGGTCGTCAGCGTCGCGCACGACGCCGACGAGCAGGCGCGCAACCTGATCGGCTGGCGGCAGACCTACGACCAGCTCGCGGCCGGCCGTTTCGTCGGCACGCTGACCGAGCTGCCGCTCGACACGATGAAACTGTTTCGGGAATCGACGAGCCACCTGCTGCGCCAGGCATGCGAGGTGCGCGGCGATGCGTACTGGTTCGGCATCCCGCTCGTGAGCGACGGCACCGCGCGCGTCGATGCGTGCCGCATCGGGCCCGGCGCGCTCGCGTTCCGGCCCGGCAACGTCGAATTCGAACTGGTGACGCCCGCGCAGTTCTCGATCTACGGGATCGTCGTGCGCGGCGACGTGCTGCGCCGTTATGCGGAGGAGGTCGAACACCGCGCACTCGACGAGCGGCTGTTTACGCAGCGCGTGATGCAGGTCGGCGATGCGCGGCTCGCGCGCCTGTGCGCGCTGCTCGGCCGCCGGCTCGACGGGGCGGTGGCGATGGCCGGCCCGCTGGCCGATGCGCAGCGCGACGACCTGCAGGCCGAGGTGCTGGCCGCGCTGTTCGACGTGTGCGCGCAACCGGCCGACGACGATGCCGGCCGCGCGCCGTCGATGCGCCGCTGGATCGTCGAACAGGCGCGTGACTACGTGCTTGCGCACCGCACGCGCCCGGTCGGCGTGCCCGAACTGTGCGAGCAGTTGCACGTGAGCCGGCGCACGCTGCAGTACTGCTTCCAGGACGTGCTCGGCATGGCGCCCGCCACCTACCTGCGCACGCTGCGGCTGAACGGTGCGCGGCGCGACCTGTGCGGCCGCGCGGCCGGTTCGGTGCAGGACGTTGCGGAGGCGTGGGGCTTCTGGCATCTCAGCCAGTTCGCGACCGATTACCGGCGGCTGTTCGGCAAGCGGCCGTCAGAGACGCTGCGCGATCGCGCGGTGATGGTGGCGGGGTGAGCGCGGGGCAGCAGTCGGGGTGAGCCTGGCTCGGGCTCGGGCTCGGACTCGGACTCGGACTCGGACTCCGGCTCCGGCTCCGGCTCCGGCTCCGGCTCCGGCTCAGGCTCCGGCTCCGGCTCCGGCTCAGGCTCAGGCTCAGGCTCAGGCTCAGGCTCAGGCTCAGGCTCAGGCTCAGGCTCAGGCGGCGCGGGCACGCTATTGCGCTTTCGGCCACGCAGCGGATGCTGGCGTCCGGTTTTCCCGTGCGGCGGTCGCCGCGGCTTTGCGCGGCGCGGGCCAGGCCAGCGCGTCCCAGTCGATCGCCCGGTAAGCGGCTTCGACCGCCGCGAGATCGGCCGGCCGCTCGCTGCGATGCAGCCCGCGCAATTCGGCCGGCACGTCGAGCGCGACCGGCACGCAATGCGGATAGTCGCGCACGCGCAGCGCCGGCCCGATCGTCGTGAAGCACGCGAGCGTCGGCACGTCGAAACCGTCGGCGAGGTGCAGCGCGGCCGTGTCGGGCGCGAACAGCAGGCTGGCGCCCTTGACCCATGCGATGAACCGGGCCGTATCGCCTGCCGCATCGGCGCTCACGTCGACATACGCGGGATGCGCGACCGGCCCGAACCCGGCCACCGGCAAGCCGTAGCGCCGGGACAGCTGTTGGACGAACGTTGCCCGGAGGGCAGGCGGCACGCTGCGCAACGCGGTGCTCGCGTTCGGACAGAACAGCACGTACGGACGCTGCCATTGCGCGGGCAACGCGGGCAACGGCAGCCGCGCGAGCCAGCGGTTGCGCCTGGCCGACGCCGGCACCGAGGCAGGCTCCACGCCGAGCGCGTCGAGGAAGAAATCGATCATCGGCAACCGCGCGAACGCGGGCCAGTACAGGTGATTGCCGACGTCGATGCACGGCGCGTCCGCCGGCAGCGCGTCGGCGGGGTACGGCAGCGCGCGCGACGGCGCGACGATGTCGGCCGCGAGCGCATACAGCGCATCGACGTAGCGCGGCGCGCGGGCAGGCCGGTACAGCGTGAAGCCCAGGCCCGGGTGCGCTGCGCGCAGCGCGGCGAGGGCGGTGAGCCCGATCACCGAATCGCCGAGCGTGACCCCCATTCCGTTGATCACATGCACCTGCCGTGCGCGGCCATAGTCGAGCCGGAACGGCCGGTGCGCGGCGTGCAGCAGGCCGCGCGCGGGCGCGGCCGCGACGTGGCCGGCGGCACGCGCGTCGCTGTGCTCGAGGTCGTAGGGCGCGACGAGCGTGCCGTCCGGTGCGAGCAGCGTGCCGGGGAGCGCGAGCGCGTCGTCGTGCGACAGCGCGCCGGCAGGCGGCGCGGCGTGCGTGCTCACTGTCATCCGCCGCGCGCGCGGCGGCCCTGTTCGCGGATCTGCTCGAGGGTCGCGGCCGGCGTGCTGGCGTCCTGCGGGATGCGGATCTCGATCAGCGCGGGCAGCCCGCAGGTCAGCGCGCGTTCGAGCGCGGGCGCGAAATCGGCGGTGCGCTCGACGGTCTCGCCATGTGCGCCGAATGCGCGCGCATACGCGGCGAAATCGGGATTCGTGAGCCCCGTGCCGTGCACGCGGCCCGGGTAGTTGCGCTCCTGATGCATGCGGATCGTGCCGAAATGCCCGTTGTTGACGACGATTGCCACGATGTTCAGCCCGTACTGCATCGCGGTCGCGAGCTCGTTGCCGGCCATCATGAAGCAGCCGTCTCCCGCGAGCGCGACGACGGCGCGCGACGGGTACAGCGACTTCGCGGCGAGCGCGGCCGGCAGCCCGTAGCCCATCGCGCCGCTCGTCGGCGCGAGCTGCGAGCGGAAGTGCCGGTACGCGAAGTGGCGATGCAGCCAGATCGCATAGTTGCCCGCGCCGTTGGTGAGGATCGCGTCGTGCGGCAGGCGCTCGCGCAATTGCACCATCACGTCGCCGAGCTGGACGTCGCCGGGCATCGGCAGCGGCGCATGCCATTCGCGATACGCGCGATGCGCTTCGGCGGCGCTGCCGGCCCACGCGGGGTGCTCGGGCGGCTCGAGCGCGGCGAGCGGCGCGGCGATTTCGGGCATCCCGGACACGATCGGCAGGTCGGCCGCATACACGCGGCCGAGCTCGTCCGCGCCCTGGTGCACGTGAACGAGCGTCTGGCGTGTCTTCGGGATGTCGAGCAGCGTGTAGCCGCCGGTCGTCGCTTCGCCGAGGCGCGGCCCGATCACGAGCAGCAGGTCGGCGTCGCGGATGCGCTTCGCGAGCGCGGGGTTGATCCCGAGCCCGACGTCGCCCGCATAGTTCGGGTGCGCGTTGTCGATCGTGTCCTGGTAGCGGAACGCGCAGGCCACCGGCAACTGCCAGCGTTCGACGAAGGTGCGCAGGTTCGCGCACGCGTCGGGCGTCCAGCCGCTGCCGCCGACGATCGCGAACGGACGTTCGGCGCGCGCGAGCCGCTCGCGCAGCTCGTCGAGCTGCGCGGCCGACGGCGCGGCCGCGACGCGTTTCGCGGCCGGCACGACGGGCTGCGGCGCGCAGGCTTCGGACAGCACGTCCTCCGGCAGCGCGAGCACGACCGGGCCGGGCCGGCCGGCGGTCGCGACGTGGAACGCATGGCTCAGGTACTCGGGAATGCGGCGCGGATCGTCGATCTGCGCGACCCATTTCGCCATCTGGCCGAACATCCGCCGGTAGTCGATTTCCTGGAAGGCTTCGCGGTCGAGGTGCTCGCGCGCACACTGGCCGACGAACAGGATCATCGGCGTCGAATCCTGGAACGCGGTGTGCACGCCGATCGACGCATGGGTCGCGCCGGGCCCGCGCGTGACGAACGCGATGCCGGGGCGGCCGGTCAGCTTGCCGACCGCCTCGGCCATGTTCGCGGCGGCCGCCTCGTGGCGGCAGACGACCGTCTGGATGCGCGCGGTGTCGTCCGCCAGCGCATCGAGTACGGCGAGGAAACTCTCGCCGGGCACGCAGAACACGCGTTCGACGTGATTGGCGAGCAACGCATCGACGAGCAGTCGCGCGCCGGTGGTGGCGGGCTGCTCGAGATCCTTGGAATGCGACATGGGCTGCCGTCTCCCTGGGTAGCGGGACGTACAGCTTACGCCTGTCGGCGGGGCGCCGGTACGGCGGCCGGAGAAAAGTGTCGGAACGCGGGGCGGTTTGCGGCGCGCGTCGTGGCTTCGGGTGGCCGAACGGCCGGCTTGTGTCGGCGTGCGCGAAGGTGAAAAGTGATTGCCATGGATGTGAAGCTGGACCCAATGCCTGTTTGTCCGCTGAAAGTGGGCGCCGATTAACAATAAAATGGGCAGCCAGGCAATAGTAAAATTTCAACGAACGGATGGATAAAGGGATCGAGGATCGCCATGACAACCGAAACGATCGATCAAAAGATGCTGACGGAGCTTGTCAAAGCCGGCGCCGTAAGCGCGGCCCGCGTGGTGGGGTGCGGCAACGGTTGGGCACTTTCCGCCCGTTGCGGTGCGCACGAACGTTTCCTGTCGGCGAAACGCGGCGACGTGCGGGTGTTTCGCCGCTTTGAAACGCTGGTCGGCTTTCTGCGCGACATCGGCATCAGCCGGTTCGATGTGGACGCGTCCACGTTCGACCCGGATGCGGCCTGCCGCGCGACCCGGCCCGATCGCGCAGCTGCGCTGAAGGCGGCACACGAGGCAGCGGCCCACGATCGCTGGTTTCGCGAGCAGGTGCAGCAGGCGCTGGACGATCCGCGCGCGTCGATTCCCGACGCGGAGGTGAGCGCCGACTTCGCGTCGCGCCGTGCGGCGCTGCGTGAACGGCTCGCGGGCAGGCGAGGGGATGCTTCTTGACCCTCGCGCTGCACTGGAATCCGAAGGCGTACGAGGATCGCGCCGCGATCATGGACTACATCGGCGAGGACGACCCGCAGGCCGCAATCGAACTCGACGAACTGCTGGAACAAAGGGCCGCCACGTTGCCGGCCCGTGCAGAGCTGTATCGGCAAGGGCGAGTGGCCGGCACGCGCGAACTGGTGGTCGCGCCGAACTACGTGCTCGTGTATCGCATCAGACCGGCTGAGGGGATCGTCGAGATCCTCCGCGTGCTGCATGCGCGACGGCAGTGGCCGTGATGCCCGATATCCGCAAGTCGGCGTCGAGCAGCGGATGAAGGATTTCACGGGAACGCATGTTATGTACACACATGGATTTACATCGCAGACCGCATCGGATAATGTACATCCCATGTACATCCGTGCGGAGATCGACATGCACACGACGAAGGTATTTCGGAACGGCAACTCGCAGGCCGTGCGAATTCCTGCCGACCTCGCCTATGAGCGTAACGATATCGAACTGGAAATCGAGCGTATCGGTGACGAAATCCGTATTCGACCGATGCGGCGGCCGTTGACCCGCGTACTCGAGAAGTTCGCGAAATTCGGGCCGGATTTCATGGCCGAAGGGCGCGGCGACCAGGAGCAGGCCGATCGCGAGGAGCTGTAATGCCGCGCTACATGCTCGACACCAACATGTGCATCTATCTGATGAAGAACCAGCCCGAGCAAGTCGCGAAACAATTTGCGCAGTGCTACACGGGGGATGTGGTGATGTCGGCGATCACGTATGCCGAGCTCGAGTACGGCGTCGCCGCATGTGCGAATCCTGCGCGGGAGCGTCGCCATCTCGCCGCGCTGATCGACGATATCCCCGTTGCTCCGTTCGACGTCGCGGCGGCGCAAGCGTACGGTCCGGTCCGCGACGCAACCCGCGAGCGGAAGAGGGATCATCTCGACAAGCTGATCGCCGCGCACGCGGTGTCGCTCGACGTTGCGCTCGTGACCAACAACGAGCGGGATTTCGTCAGCTATCCGGGATTGCGGCTGGAGAACTGGCTGAACGATTGATGTCGGGCATCGAGCCCGGCGGTCAGGCGGGACATCGATCCGCCCCGCATGACCGCCGAACCGGCATCAGCACTCGACGATGTTCACCGCGAGCCCGCCGCGCGACGTTTCCTTGTACTTCGTCTTCATGTCGGCACCGGTCTCGCGCATCGTCTTGATCACCGAATCGAGCGACACGTAGTGCGAGCCGTCGCCGCGCAACGCCATGCGCGCCGCGTTGACCGCCTTCACCGACGCCATCGCGTTGCGCTCGATGCAGGGAATCTGCACCATCCCGCCGACCGGGTCGCAGGTGAGGCCGAGGTTGTGCTCCATCCCGATCTCGGCCGCGTTCTCGACCTGCTGCGGCGTGCCGCCGAGCACGGCCGCGAGCGCGCCCGCGGCCATCGAGCACGCGACGCCCACTTCGCCCTGGCAGCCGACTTCCGCGCCGGAGATCGACGCATTCAGCTTGTAGAGAATGCCGATCGCGGCGGCGGTGAGCAGGAAGTCGATCACGCCCTGCTCGTTCGCGCCCGGCGTGAAGCGCGTGTAGTAGTGCAGCACGGCGGGGATGATGCCGGCCGCGCCGTTGGTCGGCGCGGTCACGACGCGCCCGCCGGCCGCGTTTTCCTCGTTGACCGCGATCGCGTACAGGTTGATCCAGTCGATCATCGACAGCGGATCCTGCAGCGCACGCTCCGGGCTGCCCGTCAGCGTGCGGTACAGCTGCGGCGCGCGGCGCTTGACCTGGAACGGGCCGGGCAGGTTGCCGTCGGCATCCGGGTTGCCGATTCCGCAGCCGCGCGACACGCACGACTGCATCACCGCCCAGATCTTCAGCAGGCCGTCGCGCGTCTCTTCCTCGGTGTGCCACGCGCGCTCGTTTTCCCACATCAGCTGCGCGATCGACTTGCCGGTCGACTCGGTCAGCGCGAGCAGCTCGGCGCCGGTGCGGAACGGGTGCGTCATCTGCTCGGCCGCGCTCAGCACCTTCGTGTTCGGCGCGCCGGCCGTCACGACGAAGCCGCCGCCGACCGACAGGTACGTGCGCTCGACCAGCACCGCGCCGTTCGCGTCGCTCGCGCGCAGCTTCATCCCGTTCGGATGCTCGGGCAGCGCCTGGCGGTAGAACGCGATGTTCTCCTTCAGCACGAACGGCACCGGGTGCGTGCCGAGCAGCGCGAGCTTCTTCGACTGGCGGACGTCTTCCAGCCGCGCGTCGATCGTGTCGGGATCGACGGTGTCGGGCGCGTCGCCGAGCAGGCCGAGCATCACGCCGCGGTCGGTGCCGTGGCCCTTGCCGGTGGCGCCGAGCGAGCCGTACAGCTCGACCTTCACGTGGGCGGTCGCGTCGAGCATCCCGTCGCGCTCGAGGCCCTGGACGAACATCAGCGCCGCGCGCATCGGCCCGACCGTATGCGAACTGGACGGACCGATACCGATCTTGAAGAGGTCAAAGACGCTGACTGCCATTTCGATTCCTGCCTTGCTTTAAGAGTAGTGCTAGCGCGCCTGCAATGGCAGGCACGCGGCGAGCCATGCGGGCGGCGTTGGGGAAAGTTGCTGCGCGACGCGGGCATAGCGCCCGTCGAGCCGCGCGGCCAGATGAAAGAGTTCGGTGGCGTTTTTCGGGTCCCACTGCCCCGTGTAGCCCGGCAGGCCGGCTTCGCGGCGCTTCGCGTCGAACGGCACCGGCGAATTCACGAATTCCTCGTGCGTTTTCTCGCCGAGCGCGTACGGCACGAGCCAGTCGAGCGCGGCCTCGAGGGTCGCGCCGTTCGTGCCGCGCTCGCGCAGCCAGTTGCGGTTGAAGCGGCGCGCGGCGAGCGCGGCCGTCACCAGCGGCTGCAGGTCGTAGACCGCGTAGTGCAGCGCATCGCGTTCCTCGAAGTCCCACGTCTTGCCGTCCGGGCCGATGTTGTCGGCCAGATGCTCGACGAACAGCCGCTGCGCGGCGTTCATCATCCTGCGGTCGCCGAGCGTGAACGCGGACAGCGCGATCAGCTTGATCCGGTGGCTCTGCCAGTTGTTGCGCCAGGTGCCGGTGAGCGGGCGCTTCTGCGCGTCGATCTGCGCGACATAACCGGCGCCGAGCTTCGCGATGAACGCCGCGGTCGCGTTGCGGGTCTTCACCGGCAGCGCGCTTGCGGTCATGTCGTACGCGACGATCAGGCTGTCGAAACGCGTCTCGTCGATCGGGTTGAAGCTCGGCTGGTAGGTGCCGACCCACGCGGACAGGAAGCGGTCGACGAGCTGCAGGTAGCGCGGCGCGTTCGTCACGCGCCACGCGAGCGCGGCATCGCGCATCAGGTCGAGATCCTTCAGCGCGGCGGCGCTCTGGTCGTAGATGCCTTCGTGCGGCAGCGTGCCCTCGGTGTGCACGCGCGCCATCGCCTTCGGCTGCTCGCCGATGCGTGCGTCGACGCTGCGGATCAGCGCCTGGACGCCCGGCTC
Proteins encoded in this window:
- a CDS encoding thiamine pyrophosphate-binding protein, encoding MSHSKDLEQPATTGARLLVDALLANHVERVFCVPGESFLAVLDALADDTARIQTVVCRHEAAAANMAEAVGKLTGRPGIAFVTRGPGATHASIGVHTAFQDSTPMILFVGQCAREHLDREAFQEIDYRRMFGQMAKWVAQIDDPRRIPEYLSHAFHVATAGRPGPVVLALPEDVLSEACAPQPVVPAAKRVAAAPSAAQLDELRERLARAERPFAIVGGSGWTPDACANLRTFVERWQLPVACAFRYQDTIDNAHPNYAGDVGLGINPALAKRIRDADLLLVIGPRLGEATTGGYTLLDIPKTRQTLVHVHQGADELGRVYAADLPIVSGMPEIAAPLAALEPPEHPAWAGSAAEAHRAYREWHAPLPMPGDVQLGDVMVQLRERLPHDAILTNGAGNYAIWLHRHFAYRHFRSQLAPTSGAMGYGLPAALAAKSLYPSRAVVALAGDGCFMMAGNELATAMQYGLNIVAIVVNNGHFGTIRMHQERNYPGRVHGTGLTNPDFAAYARAFGAHGETVERTADFAPALERALTCGLPALIEIRIPQDASTPAATLEQIREQGRRARGG
- a CDS encoding helix-turn-helix domain-containing protein; amino-acid sequence: MDQHVAYSEEPTAEDTRRNAQGDDALAGQAVVSVAHDADEQARNLIGWRQTYDQLAAGRFVGTLTELPLDTMKLFRESTSHLLRQACEVRGDAYWFGIPLVSDGTARVDACRIGPGALAFRPGNVEFELVTPAQFSIYGIVVRGDVLRRYAEEVEHRALDERLFTQRVMQVGDARLARLCALLGRRLDGAVAMAGPLADAQRDDLQAEVLAALFDVCAQPADDDAGRAPSMRRWIVEQARDYVLAHRTRPVGVPELCEQLHVSRRTLQYCFQDVLGMAPATYLRTLRLNGARRDLCGRAAGSVQDVAEAWGFWHLSQFATDYRRLFGKRPSETLRDRAVMVAG
- a CDS encoding antitoxin gives rise to the protein MHTTKVFRNGNSQAVRIPADLAYERNDIELEIERIGDEIRIRPMRRPLTRVLEKFAKFGPDFMAEGRGDQEQADREEL
- a CDS encoding type II toxin-antitoxin system mRNA interferase toxin, RelE/StbE family, producing the protein MTLALHWNPKAYEDRAAIMDYIGEDDPQAAIELDELLEQRAATLPARAELYRQGRVAGTRELVVAPNYVLVYRIRPAEGIVEILRVLHARRQWP
- a CDS encoding L-serine ammonia-lyase produces the protein MAVSVFDLFKIGIGPSSSHTVGPMRAALMFVQGLERDGMLDATAHVKVELYGSLGATGKGHGTDRGVMLGLLGDAPDTVDPDTIDARLEDVRQSKKLALLGTHPVPFVLKENIAFYRQALPEHPNGMKLRASDANGAVLVERTYLSVGGGFVVTAGAPNTKVLSAAEQMTHPFRTGAELLALTESTGKSIAQLMWENERAWHTEEETRDGLLKIWAVMQSCVSRGCGIGNPDADGNLPGPFQVKRRAPQLYRTLTGSPERALQDPLSMIDWINLYAIAVNEENAAGGRVVTAPTNGAAGIIPAVLHYYTRFTPGANEQGVIDFLLTAAAIGILYKLNASISGAEVGCQGEVGVACSMAAGALAAVLGGTPQQVENAAEIGMEHNLGLTCDPVGGMVQIPCIERNAMASVKAVNAARMALRGDGSHYVSLDSVIKTMRETGADMKTKYKETSRGGLAVNIVEC
- a CDS encoding ADP-heptose--LPS heptosyltransferase encodes the protein MTVSTHAAPPAGALSHDDALALPGTLLAPDGTLVAPYDLEHSDARAAGHVAAAPARGLLHAAHRPFRLDYGRARQVHVINGMGVTLGDSVIGLTALAALRAAHPGLGFTLYRPARAPRYVDALYALAADIVAPSRALPYPADALPADAPCIDVGNHLYWPAFARLPMIDFFLDALGVEPASVPASARRNRWLARLPLPALPAQWQRPYVLFCPNASTALRSVPPALRATFVQQLSRRYGLPVAGFGPVAHPAYVDVSADAAGDTARFIAWVKGASLLFAPDTAALHLADGFDVPTLACFTTIGPALRVRDYPHCVPVALDVPAELRGLHRSERPADLAAVEAAYRAIDWDALAWPAPRKAAATAARENRTPASAAWPKAQ
- a CDS encoding type II toxin-antitoxin system VapC family toxin → MPRYMLDTNMCIYLMKNQPEQVAKQFAQCYTGDVVMSAITYAELEYGVAACANPARERRHLAALIDDIPVAPFDVAAAQAYGPVRDATRERKRDHLDKLIAAHAVSLDVALVTNNERDFVSYPGLRLENWLND
- a CDS encoding alginate lyase family protein, with protein sequence MVRPMFPGHGALQGRPRARRFVPMFVASLSLAAAGLGACGSARAAMNFCAAPALQASETTQAEPGVQALIRSVDARIGEQPKAMARVHTEGTLPHEGIYDQSAAALKDLDLMRDAALAWRVTNAPRYLQLVDRFLSAWVGTYQPSFNPIDETRFDSLIVAYDMTASALPVKTRNATAAFIAKLGAGYVAQIDAQKRPLTGTWRNNWQSHRIKLIALSAFTLGDRRMMNAAQRLFVEHLADNIGPDGKTWDFEERDALHYAVYDLQPLVTAALAARRFNRNWLRERGTNGATLEAALDWLVPYALGEKTHEEFVNSPVPFDAKRREAGLPGYTGQWDPKNATELFHLAARLDGRYARVAQQLSPTPPAWLAACLPLQAR